Proteins encoded within one genomic window of Equus caballus isolate H_3958 breed thoroughbred chromosome 20, TB-T2T, whole genome shotgun sequence:
- the APOM gene encoding apolipoprotein M, with translation MFHQIWAALLYLYAILLNSFYQCPEYSQLTTQGVDGKEFPEPHLGRWYFIAGAAPTKEDLATFDPVDNIVFNMAADSVPLQLRLRATIRTKNGLCVPRKWIYHLTEGSTDLRTEGRPDMKTKLFSSSCPGGIMLKETGQGYQRFLLYNRSPHPPEKCVEEFQSLTSCLDSKAFLLTPRNQEACELSNN, from the exons ATGTTCCACCAAATTTGGGCAGCTCTACTCTACCTCTATGCCATTCTCCTTAACTCCTTCTACCAGTGCCCTGAGTACAGTCAACTGACAACTCAGGGAGTGGATGGGAAAGAG TTCCCAGAGCCCCACCTGGGCCGGTGGTACTTTATCGCAGGGGCAGCTCCCACCAAGGAGGACTTGGCGACTTTTGACCCTGTGGACAACATTGTCTTCAACATGGCTGCAGACTCTGTCCCCCTGCAGCTCCGGCTGCGTGCTACCATCCGCAC GAAAAATGGGTTGTGTGTGCCCCGGAAATGGATTTACCACCTGACTGAGGGGAGCACAGATCTCAGAACCGAAG GCCGGCCGGACATGAAGACCAAGCTCTTCTCCAGCTCGTGCCCAGGTGGAATCATGCTGAAAGAGACGGGCCAGGGTTACCAGCGCTTCCTCCTCTACA ATCGCTCGCCACACCCTCCTGAGAAGTGTGTGGAGGAATTCCAGTCCCTGACCTCCTGCCTGGACTCCAAGGCCTTCTTACTGACTCCCAGGAATCAAG AGGCCTGCGAGCTCTCCAATAACTGA
- the C20H6orf47 gene encoding uncharacterized protein C6orf47 homolog isoform X2, translating to MFLRRLSGWLPRPWGRRKPARPDVPAPELRQVDSSSENSGSDWDSAPETMGDGGPPKTKDPGAQRSSGAAAEPSKESQVEQLGSKRTDSFKWDKTVSSTRESGRLESGGAIPKLGWDPVDSGGTRPGVSPEERLSTSGPEATVEKPGRRQKLLGWLREPGGGTGAPSKFLGGPEECLQISTNLTLHLLELLASALLGLCSRPLRAALDALGLRGPLGLWLHGLLSFLAALHGLHAVLSLLTAHPLHFACLFGLLQALVLAVSLREPSGDEEATDMEDEKLGKEVSTPTKSIR from the exons ATGTTCCTGCGACGGCTCAGTGGGTGGCTACCTCGCCCCTGGGGCCGCCGGAAACCAGCAAGGCCTGATGTGCCTGCCCCAGAACTCAGACAGGTGGACAGCTCCTCTGAGAATTCAGGGAGCGACTGGGACAGTGCCCCAGAAACCATGGGAGATGGAGGGCCTCCCAAGACCAAGGACCCAGGGGCGCAGAGGAGCTCTGGGGCTGCTGCAGAACCAAGCAAGGAGTCCCAAGTTGAGCAACTGGGGAGCAAAAGAACAGATTCCTTCAAGTGGGACAAGACTGTCTCTAGCACTCGAGAGTCTGGGAGACTGGAGTCTGGAGGGGCCATTCCCAAACTGGGATGGGATCCTGTGGACTCAGGTGGCACCAGACCTGGAGTGTCCCCTGAAGAGCGACTGAGCACCTCTGGGCCTGAAGCCACGGTGGAGAAGCCTGGCCGGCGTCAGAAGCTGCTAGGCTGGCTGCGAGAACCAGGTGGAGGAACAGGGGCTCCCTCGAAGTTCCTGGGGGGCCCAGAGGAGTGTCTGCAGATCTCTACCAACCTGACCCTGCACCTGCTGGAGCTGCTGGCCTCAGCCCTGCTGGGGCTGTGCTCACGGCCACTGCGGGCAGCCTTGGACGCATTGGGCCTGCGTGGACCGTTGGGCCTCTGGCTGCATGGGCTACTGTCCTTCTTGGCTGCCCTGCATGGGCTCCACGCCGTGCTGAGCCTACTTACTGCTCACCCCCTGCACTTTGCCTGCCTCTTTGGTCTCCTACAGGCCCTGGTGCTAGCTGTCAGCCTCCGGGAGCCCAGTGGGGATGAGGAGGCCACTGACATGGAGGATGAGAAGTTGGGGAAGGAGG TCTCAACTCCCACCAAATCCATCAGATGA
- the C20H6orf47 gene encoding uncharacterized protein C6orf47 homolog isoform X1: MFLRRLSGWLPRPWGRRKPARPDVPAPELRQVDSSSENSGSDWDSAPETMGDGGPPKTKDPGAQRSSGAAAEPSKESQVEQLGSKRTDSFKWDKTVSSTRESGRLESGGAIPKLGWDPVDSGGTRPGVSPEERLSTSGPEATVEKPGRRQKLLGWLREPGGGTGAPSKFLGGPEECLQISTNLTLHLLELLASALLGLCSRPLRAALDALGLRGPLGLWLHGLLSFLAALHGLHAVLSLLTAHPLHFACLFGLLQALVLAVSLREPSGDEEATDMEDEKLGKEGEEQRGDPGKGL, translated from the coding sequence ATGTTCCTGCGACGGCTCAGTGGGTGGCTACCTCGCCCCTGGGGCCGCCGGAAACCAGCAAGGCCTGATGTGCCTGCCCCAGAACTCAGACAGGTGGACAGCTCCTCTGAGAATTCAGGGAGCGACTGGGACAGTGCCCCAGAAACCATGGGAGATGGAGGGCCTCCCAAGACCAAGGACCCAGGGGCGCAGAGGAGCTCTGGGGCTGCTGCAGAACCAAGCAAGGAGTCCCAAGTTGAGCAACTGGGGAGCAAAAGAACAGATTCCTTCAAGTGGGACAAGACTGTCTCTAGCACTCGAGAGTCTGGGAGACTGGAGTCTGGAGGGGCCATTCCCAAACTGGGATGGGATCCTGTGGACTCAGGTGGCACCAGACCTGGAGTGTCCCCTGAAGAGCGACTGAGCACCTCTGGGCCTGAAGCCACGGTGGAGAAGCCTGGCCGGCGTCAGAAGCTGCTAGGCTGGCTGCGAGAACCAGGTGGAGGAACAGGGGCTCCCTCGAAGTTCCTGGGGGGCCCAGAGGAGTGTCTGCAGATCTCTACCAACCTGACCCTGCACCTGCTGGAGCTGCTGGCCTCAGCCCTGCTGGGGCTGTGCTCACGGCCACTGCGGGCAGCCTTGGACGCATTGGGCCTGCGTGGACCGTTGGGCCTCTGGCTGCATGGGCTACTGTCCTTCTTGGCTGCCCTGCATGGGCTCCACGCCGTGCTGAGCCTACTTACTGCTCACCCCCTGCACTTTGCCTGCCTCTTTGGTCTCCTACAGGCCCTGGTGCTAGCTGTCAGCCTCCGGGAGCCCAGTGGGGATGAGGAGGCCACTGACATGGAGGATGAGAAGTTGGGGAAGGAGGgtgaggagcagaggggagacCCAGGAAAGGGGCTGTGA
- the GPANK1 gene encoding G patch domain and ankyrin repeat-containing protein 1 produces MSKPSLITFTPATDPSDLWKDGQQQSQPEELEPTLDGAAARAFYEALIGDESSTPEPQRARPEPASERKRKKRRVMRQAAAGASRGHGQSRSLEAEDKMTQWILRAAQEGNLAELRRLLDPQEAGGAGGNINTRDAFWWTPLMCAARAGQGAAVRYLLGRGAAWVGVCEVGGRDAAQLAEEAGFPEVARMVRESHGETRSPENRAQSPSPQYCETCDAHFQDSNHRTSTAHLLSLSRNLQPPNLPLGVPTSSPGFKMLLREGWEPGMGLGPRGEGRTNPIPTVLKRDQEGLGYRSVPQPRVTHFLARDTRAVAGRERAPRVITLSRREERRQEEKDRAWERDLRTYMNLEF; encoded by the exons ATGTCCAAACCCTCCCTCATCACCTTCACCCCGGCCACTGACCCCAGTGACCTCTGGAAAGATGGGCAGCAGCAGTCACAGCCTGAAGAGCTGGAGCCCACCCTGGATGGGGCTGCAGCCCGAGCTTTCTATGAGGCCTTGATTGGGGATGAGAGCAGCACCCCTGAACCCCAGAGAGCTCGGCCTGAGCCtgccagtgagagaaagaggaagaaaagaagagtgatGCGACAGGCTGCAGCAGGAGCATCAAGAGGACATGGACAAAGTAGATCCCTTGAGGCCGAGGACAAGATGACCCAGTGGATATTGAGGGCAGCCCAGGAGGGGAACTTGGCAGAACTAAGAAGGCTGTTGGATCCTCAGGAAGCAGGGGGAGCTGGGGGGAATATCAACACTCGGGATGCCTTCTGGTGGACTCCCCTGATGTGTGCTGCCCGAGCGGGCCAGGGGGCGGCTGTGCGCTATCTCCTGGGCCGTGGGGCTGCCTGGGTGGGTGTCTGTGAGGTGGGTggcagggatgctgctcagcTGGCCGAAGAAGCAGGCTTCCCTGAGGTGGCCCGCATGGTCAGAGAGAGCCATGGAGAGACGAGGAGCCCAGAGAATCG GGCCCAATCCCCTTCCCCCCAGTACTGTGAGACCTGTGACGCCCACTTCCAAGACTCTAACCACCGCACATCTACTGCTCACCTGCTGTCACTGTCTCGGAATCTCCAGCCCCCCAACCTGCCCCTTGGGGTGCCCACCTCCAGCCCAGGCTTCAAGATGCTGCTGAGGGAGGGCTGGGAGCCTGGAATGGGGCTGGGACCCCGGGGCGAAGGCCGCACCAATCCCATACCCACTGTCCTCAAGAGGGACCAAGAAGGATTAGGGTACAGATCCGTGCCCCAGCCCCGAGTCACACACTTCCTGGCTCGGGATACCCGGGCTGtggctgggagagagagagcccCTCGGGTGATCACACTGAGtcggagggaggagaggaggcaggaggagaaggacAGGGCCTGGGAGCGGGATCTGAGGACATACATGAACCTTGAGTTCTGA